One region of Cyanobium sp. M30B3 genomic DNA includes:
- a CDS encoding ABC transporter substrate-binding protein encodes MSSAPPGQQPTMPPAGDRHLMPGLPLALRSRRRLALGLSALAATGLGLGIWQRLQPVKVAVGVDRPLVYGAAIDPTDLNTAQHYLEQNQDSPIRLETMFNSADPRQGRADLKAVRDQGVRFIINTQTSSHAIPTLDLYDDGQVLAINVSATSTALSGRDDHFLRIIPDLAQEQRAIATRINQMAGKRLLVMRDTRNFRYTEPALAQFLQALQAERDWQVTVRSFRTDRFDPRREQAVLSQPYDVLYILGGDFLPTMGNLAQQFHLANPTAPIMLTPWANSPAVLENAGDARQMVLIASPYPDRRTKPALARYFSSHEERFGYQPYAMGVGTRQAMELLDQAFRRGHRTPSAVRRYLLAGQPHRTSLGPIQFSSSGDVNSTYHFLRP; translated from the coding sequence ATGAGCTCCGCGCCCCCAGGCCAACAACCCACCATGCCCCCTGCTGGCGATCGCCACCTGATGCCAGGGCTGCCCCTGGCGCTGCGCTCCCGTCGCCGCCTGGCCCTGGGGCTCAGTGCCCTGGCCGCCACCGGCCTGGGCCTGGGGATCTGGCAGCGGCTGCAACCGGTGAAGGTGGCTGTTGGCGTGGATCGACCCCTGGTGTACGGGGCGGCCATCGATCCCACCGACCTCAACACCGCCCAGCACTACCTGGAGCAGAACCAGGACAGCCCGATCCGGCTGGAGACGATGTTCAACAGTGCCGATCCTCGCCAGGGCCGCGCCGATCTCAAGGCCGTGCGGGATCAGGGGGTGCGCTTCATCATCAACACCCAGACCTCCAGCCATGCCATACCAACCCTCGATCTCTACGACGACGGCCAGGTGCTGGCCATCAACGTGTCCGCCACCAGCACGGCGCTGAGTGGACGTGATGACCACTTCCTGCGCATCATTCCCGACCTGGCCCAGGAGCAACGGGCCATCGCCACCCGCATCAACCAGATGGCGGGCAAGCGCCTGCTGGTGATGCGCGACACCCGCAATTTTCGTTACACCGAACCGGCGCTTGCCCAATTCCTCCAAGCCCTGCAGGCTGAGCGCGATTGGCAGGTCACGGTGCGCAGCTTTCGGACGGATCGCTTCGACCCCAGAAGGGAACAGGCTGTGCTCAGCCAGCCCTATGATGTTCTCTACATCTTAGGTGGTGACTTTCTGCCCACCATGGGCAACCTTGCCCAGCAGTTTCACCTGGCCAATCCCACGGCGCCGATCATGCTCACCCCCTGGGCCAATTCGCCGGCTGTGCTGGAAAATGCCGGCGATGCCCGGCAGATGGTCCTGATCGCCAGCCCCTATCCCGACCGCCGCACCAAACCGGCCCTGGCTCGTTACTTCAGCAGCCATGAGGAGCGCTTCGGCTATCAGCCCTATGCCATGGGCGTCGGCACCCGTCAGGCGATGGAGCTGCTGGATCAGGCCTTTCGCAGGGGCCACCGCACCCCATCCGCCGTCAGGCGCTACCTGCTCGCAGGCCAGCCGCACCGCACCAGCCTGGGCCCGATTCAGTTCAGCAGCAGCGGCGATGTGAACAGCACCTATCACTTCCTGAGGCCTTGA
- a CDS encoding GMC family oxidoreductase: MPPAVDAIVVGSGATGGVAAMVLAEAGLRVLVLEAGAELQAERAFGSEPANSLRRLVNLSSGKQALQRHHPGYWKQNPELFIDERRNPYSTPAGQPFLWTRGRQVGGKSLTWGGITLRLSDYEFKAAQREGSGPGWPIGSADLAPYYDRLEQWLGVRGQRDGLPQLPDGCFAPPLPFTPAESQLGQVVQEQLGLPFIHSRGFSLARQPGWPVSSSPGSSLARALATGRTTLRSQAIVSHVLMDAHQSQARGVVLVDGRSGAREVVEAPLVVLCASTIESVRLLLHSSEQVRSGGLIDPSGCLGQGLMDHISCCRFFSLPGVPAAPEPAELSGAGSCFIPNTVNLSDPGAESFRRGYGIWAALQRFDPPRLLQRHPDQASGFLIGHGEVLADRRNRVTLNQALLDAWGLPTPQIAMAWGENERAMVAHMQARMQAIVAAAGGTIRPLEDLFVLPLLEPWVRQGWAVRADAAPPGYYIHELGGAAMAATESHGVVNAWNQCWRAPNLLVVDGACWSSAGWQSPTLTEMAISWRACAAAAERLKRGDAARLEQRQVCAPG; the protein is encoded by the coding sequence ATGCCGCCAGCCGTGGATGCGATCGTGGTGGGGTCCGGCGCCACCGGAGGCGTGGCGGCCATGGTGCTGGCCGAGGCCGGGCTGCGGGTGCTGGTGCTGGAGGCCGGTGCCGAGCTGCAGGCCGAGCGGGCCTTCGGCAGCGAACCGGCCAACAGCCTGCGCCGCCTGGTGAATCTCAGCAGTGGCAAGCAGGCCCTGCAACGCCACCACCCCGGCTACTGGAAACAGAACCCCGAGCTGTTCATCGACGAGCGGCGCAACCCCTACTCCACCCCAGCCGGCCAGCCCTTCCTCTGGACCCGCGGCCGCCAGGTGGGGGGCAAGAGCCTCACCTGGGGCGGCATCACCCTGCGCCTCAGCGACTACGAATTCAAGGCCGCCCAGCGGGAGGGCTCAGGCCCGGGCTGGCCGATCGGCAGCGCCGATCTGGCCCCCTACTACGACCGGCTGGAACAGTGGCTGGGAGTGCGGGGCCAGCGGGACGGGCTGCCCCAGCTCCCCGATGGCTGCTTCGCGCCACCGCTGCCCTTCACCCCCGCCGAGTCCCAGCTGGGCCAGGTGGTGCAGGAGCAGCTGGGGCTGCCCTTCATCCACTCCCGCGGCTTCAGCCTGGCGCGGCAGCCCGGCTGGCCGGTGAGCAGCAGCCCCGGCAGCAGCCTGGCCCGGGCCCTGGCCACCGGCCGCACCACCCTGCGCAGCCAGGCGATCGTGAGCCATGTGCTGATGGATGCCCACCAGAGCCAGGCCCGGGGCGTGGTGCTGGTGGATGGGCGCAGCGGCGCCCGGGAGGTGGTGGAAGCTCCGCTGGTGGTGCTCTGTGCCTCCACGATCGAGAGTGTGCGGCTGCTGCTGCACTCCAGCGAACAGGTGCGCAGCGGGGGCCTGATCGACCCATCCGGCTGCCTGGGCCAGGGGCTGATGGACCACATCTCCTGCTGCCGCTTCTTCTCCCTGCCCGGCGTGCCAGCCGCGCCGGAGCCGGCAGAACTCTCCGGCGCCGGCAGCTGCTTCATCCCCAACACCGTCAACCTCAGCGACCCCGGCGCCGAGAGCTTCCGGCGCGGGTATGGCATCTGGGCGGCACTGCAACGCTTTGATCCGCCGCGACTGCTGCAGCGCCACCCGGATCAGGCCAGCGGTTTCCTGATCGGCCACGGCGAGGTGCTGGCCGATCGGCGCAACCGGGTGACGCTCAACCAGGCCCTGCTGGATGCCTGGGGTCTGCCCACCCCCCAGATCGCCATGGCCTGGGGGGAGAACGAGCGGGCGATGGTGGCCCACATGCAGGCGCGCATGCAGGCGATTGTGGCGGCGGCCGGGGGCACCATCCGGCCCTTGGAGGACCTGTTCGTGCTGCCGCTGCTGGAGCCCTGGGTCCGCCAGGGCTGGGCCGTGCGGGCCGATGCCGCGCCTCCCGGCTACTACATCCACGAGTTGGGTGGGGCTGCCATGGCCGCCACGGAGAGCCACGGGGTGGTGAATGCCTGGAACCAGTGCTGGCGCGCCCCCAACCTGCTGGTGGTGGATGGCGCCTGCTGGAGCTCGGCCGGCTGGCAGAGCCCCACCCTCACCGAGATGGCGATCAGCTGGCGGGCCTGTGCGGCGGCCGCGGAACGGCTCAAGCGGGGTGATGCTGCCCGGCTGGAGCAGCGGCAGGTGTGCGCTCCCGGATGA
- a CDS encoding HAMP domain-containing histidine kinase: protein MRVKRPISFWRYCLGQELVALSVALGVLGSVSWLALREVNRRYINLHRADADRVQLLLQEHVGEAMERFRLFRNLDEEAHTEAASYLMESFSDIYHLDHELRVVKIHKQIPGSRVFEGFSFSGSKVASHLQRTQLQHTHLQHSHLQHSHRQDLLANNSAQGDSAFQPSPIIRAAEDEVASIYLGLSGQSENTILLGRLNLSYIQDFLHRFAAISGTPLLLVNNDGQVMLSSNRDLPIATIDLGAALKEDLPRPIQLGPTRWLPVAGSSGELGSSFITLVPTRPMEQYQQVLGIASLAVSLLLVLIFILKAQRLHTNLFNPVRTFADQLRLVESGHAPGEGPETPQQQHLAVAGERFLEIRLIQERFAAMVAAIQQRESELRQALRASLAAAAVGHEIKQPLSTIRLLCQQANRSDHAAGLRPLLSQLDRESGRVATTVESMRMLLSNVQSNQEPLNLADAASNAIAFTHHQRRSLGVVFRAEGVNGLPLDDSPLPVIGDPVQLQIAIGNLLRNGAEAAATMAPERRLLRLRLQRLPASAEHPHGLAGLEVADSGPGLPGLDGSGGGDHPGRELGRQPLHTTKAHGSGLGLFVVRTTLEQHGGWLQAGRSAELGGAAVSLWLPLRPPHEA from the coding sequence TTGAGGGTGAAGCGGCCGATCAGCTTCTGGCGCTACTGCCTCGGCCAGGAGCTGGTGGCCTTGTCGGTGGCCCTGGGCGTGCTGGGCAGCGTCAGCTGGCTGGCCCTCAGGGAGGTGAACCGCCGTTACATCAACCTGCACCGTGCCGATGCCGACCGCGTGCAGCTGCTGCTGCAGGAGCATGTGGGCGAAGCGATGGAGCGGTTCCGGTTGTTCCGCAACCTGGACGAAGAGGCGCACACCGAGGCGGCCAGCTATTTGATGGAGAGCTTTTCCGATATCTATCACCTGGACCACGAGCTGAGAGTGGTGAAGATCCATAAGCAAATACCTGGCAGCCGTGTTTTCGAGGGTTTTTCCTTCTCCGGTAGCAAAGTTGCCAGCCACCTGCAGCGCACTCAACTGCAGCACACTCATCTGCAGCACAGCCACCTGCAGCACAGCCACCGACAGGACCTGCTCGCCAACAACAGCGCACAGGGCGATTCGGCCTTCCAGCCTTCACCCATCATCCGTGCCGCAGAGGACGAAGTCGCCAGCATCTATCTTGGCCTTTCCGGCCAATCGGAAAACACCATCTTACTGGGACGGCTAAATCTTTCCTACATTCAGGATTTCCTGCATCGGTTCGCCGCGATCAGCGGCACTCCCCTGCTGTTGGTGAACAACGACGGCCAGGTGATGCTCTCCAGCAATCGCGACCTGCCGATTGCAACCATTGATCTGGGAGCGGCGCTCAAGGAGGACCTGCCCAGGCCGATCCAGCTGGGGCCAACGCGCTGGTTACCGGTTGCGGGCAGCAGTGGTGAACTGGGCAGCTCCTTCATCACCCTGGTGCCGACGCGTCCGATGGAGCAATACCAGCAGGTGCTGGGGATCGCATCGCTGGCGGTGTCTCTGTTGCTGGTGCTGATCTTCATCCTCAAGGCCCAGCGGCTGCACACCAATCTGTTCAACCCCGTGCGCACCTTCGCCGACCAGCTGCGCCTGGTGGAGAGCGGCCACGCCCCCGGCGAGGGACCGGAAACGCCCCAGCAGCAGCACCTGGCCGTCGCCGGAGAACGGTTCCTGGAAATCCGCCTGATCCAGGAGCGCTTTGCGGCGATGGTGGCGGCCATCCAGCAACGGGAGAGCGAACTGCGTCAGGCCCTGCGCGCCAGCCTGGCTGCCGCCGCCGTGGGGCACGAGATCAAACAGCCCCTGAGCACCATCCGGCTGCTCTGCCAGCAGGCCAACCGCAGCGACCACGCTGCGGGACTGCGGCCCCTGCTCTCCCAGCTCGACAGGGAGTCGGGCCGGGTGGCCACCACCGTGGAGAGCATGCGCATGCTGCTCAGCAACGTGCAGAGCAACCAGGAGCCGCTCAATCTGGCGGACGCGGCCAGCAATGCCATCGCCTTCACCCACCACCAGCGCCGCTCACTCGGCGTTGTGTTCCGGGCCGAGGGGGTGAACGGTCTGCCCCTGGACGACTCCCCCCTGCCGGTGATCGGTGATCCCGTGCAGTTGCAGATCGCCATCGGCAACCTGCTGCGCAATGGGGCGGAGGCGGCCGCCACCATGGCGCCGGAGCGGCGGCTGCTGCGGCTGCGGCTGCAGCGACTGCCAGCCAGCGCCGAACATCCCCATGGCCTGGCCGGCCTGGAAGTGGCGGACAGCGGTCCTGGCCTTCCCGGGCTGGATGGCAGCGGGGGCGGCGACCATCCCGGCAGGGAGCTGGGCCGCCAACCCCTGCACACCACCAAGGCCCACGGCAGCGGCCTGGGGCTGTTCGTGGTGCGCACCACCCTGGAGCAGCACGGCGGCTGGCTGCAGGCCGGGCGCTCCGCCGAGCTGGGTGGTGCGGCGGTGAGCCTGTGGTTGCCGCTGCGGCCGCCGCACGAGGCCTAG
- a CDS encoding DUF2811 domain-containing protein, with product MSPEPAAAGPAISLETEVPEVLFEGMRQFIQANPHWDQYRLITSALASFLFQHGCKDPCVNQHYLNGLFLR from the coding sequence ATGTCCCCCGAGCCCGCCGCCGCCGGTCCTGCCATCAGCCTGGAAACCGAGGTGCCGGAGGTGCTGTTCGAGGGCATGCGCCAGTTCATTCAGGCCAACCCCCACTGGGATCAGTACCGGCTGATCACCTCGGCCCTGGCCAGTTTCCTGTTCCAGCACGGCTGCAAGGACCCCTGCGTGAACCAGCACTACCTCAACGGGCTGTTTCTGCGCTGA
- a CDS encoding response regulator transcription factor, whose amino-acid sequence MLSCVLVEDEPLLRDLLTEVLQTHPATRMLGSVGTVAEAIALCGQQAPDLLVLDLNLPDGNGLDVALAVTAQRADTQVIVLSAEAGCFVCPQELRPLLRGVIDKIHAYEALPAEIDEILAGARP is encoded by the coding sequence ATGCTGAGCTGCGTGCTGGTTGAGGATGAACCCCTGTTGCGCGACCTGCTCACGGAAGTGCTGCAGACCCATCCCGCCACCCGCATGCTCGGCAGTGTGGGCACCGTGGCCGAAGCCATCGCCCTGTGTGGCCAGCAAGCCCCGGACCTGCTGGTGCTGGACCTGAACCTGCCGGATGGCAACGGACTGGATGTGGCCCTGGCGGTGACGGCCCAGCGGGCTGACACCCAGGTGATCGTGCTCTCCGCCGAGGCCGGCTGTTTTGTCTGTCCGCAGGAACTGAGGCCGCTGCTGCGCGGGGTGATCGACAAGATCCACGCCTACGAGGCCCTGCCGGCGGAGATCGATGAAATCCTGGCGGGGGCTCGGCCATGA